One stretch of Dokdonia sp. Hel_I_53 DNA includes these proteins:
- a CDS encoding DUF6909 family protein produces MSILKNQSRTRAQESSSAIERMYITMRHLFNRGFYKPMGVSGETLREALLILRPEIYGTIADEKVELNGLLYVIDRLPEGIEECRYINLTSDEGYKNSHFEPIIPPKRRRNCYRIDEEQMNIEITRGRSEIYDILTHLTFLFVESHKIMKRVLINEDGAVVRDWEKLEKAVLNNEELDQKGWEIAMTHTANMLGRTYREVSEIAPSFNTRKDNKRFLKIIYWLGKLAMSEVRNEQKRIITFSPVLRERLGHHIHGEVWANDIKKALKKLNLLERPLHIISANMHSVMNTLYTPLALKSELRKKSKLEVYELLSNSGNGNLRTKVEKVALQNGMTYLPDESGTNINVQLFDTSKLAFSENDFCSDKEVLEKKPVIIVMDYAFGEQAYETMEELLKPYEIGEEPVYLDVDSVSIMGKAGILEGGKGDIMIPSAHLFEGTADNYPFHNELKKEDLEGHDLQVFEGAMVSVLGTSLQNRDILKFFHESTWNVIGLEMEGAHYQKAIQAASKLRKSIKEDVKVRYAYYASDNPLETGSTLASGGLGTSGVKPTYLITEKILEQLFKK; encoded by the coding sequence ATGAGTATACTAAAAAACCAAAGCCGTACAAGGGCACAAGAAAGTAGCAGCGCCATTGAGCGTATGTATATCACAATGCGACACCTCTTTAATAGAGGGTTTTATAAACCTATGGGAGTTTCTGGTGAGACTTTGAGAGAAGCTTTACTTATTTTACGACCAGAAATTTACGGAACTATTGCAGATGAAAAAGTAGAGCTCAACGGGCTATTGTATGTTATAGATCGCTTACCGGAAGGCATCGAAGAGTGTAGGTATATTAACCTGACTAGTGATGAGGGCTATAAAAATAGTCATTTTGAACCCATTATCCCGCCAAAACGTCGCCGTAATTGTTACCGCATAGACGAGGAGCAGATGAATATCGAAATTACTAGAGGGAGGTCTGAGATTTATGATATTCTCACTCACCTTACATTCCTTTTTGTTGAGTCTCACAAAATTATGAAGCGCGTCCTTATCAATGAAGATGGGGCCGTTGTGAGAGACTGGGAAAAATTAGAGAAAGCGGTCCTTAATAATGAAGAGTTAGATCAAAAAGGATGGGAGATTGCTATGACCCATACCGCAAATATGCTAGGCCGTACCTACAGAGAGGTGAGTGAGATTGCACCTAGCTTTAACACACGAAAGGATAATAAAAGATTCCTCAAAATTATCTATTGGCTAGGTAAACTCGCAATGTCTGAAGTACGTAACGAACAAAAACGTATTATTACCTTTAGCCCTGTACTACGAGAAAGATTAGGACACCATATACACGGAGAAGTATGGGCAAATGACATTAAAAAAGCATTAAAAAAACTAAATTTACTAGAGAGACCGTTACATATTATTAGTGCAAACATGCATTCTGTAATGAATACTCTATACACACCTCTTGCACTAAAATCAGAGCTTAGAAAAAAATCTAAGTTAGAAGTGTATGAGCTCTTAAGTAATAGCGGTAATGGAAATTTGCGAACTAAAGTAGAAAAAGTCGCATTGCAAAACGGGATGACCTATTTACCAGACGAAAGTGGCACAAACATTAATGTGCAGCTTTTTGATACGTCAAAACTAGCTTTTTCTGAGAATGATTTTTGTTCAGATAAAGAGGTTTTAGAAAAAAAGCCAGTCATCATTGTCATGGATTATGCCTTTGGAGAGCAGGCTTATGAAACAATGGAAGAATTACTCAAGCCCTATGAGATTGGGGAAGAGCCTGTTTACTTAGATGTAGATTCTGTTTCGATAATGGGTAAAGCGGGTATCCTCGAAGGAGGAAAAGGTGATATTATGATCCCAAGCGCACATTTATTTGAAGGTACGGCAGATAACTATCCTTTTCATAATGAACTAAAGAAGGAAGACTTAGAAGGTCATGACTTACAAGTTTTTGAAGGAGCGATGGTTTCGGTTTTAGGAACCTCTTTGCAAAATAGAGATATTCTCAAGTTTTTTCATGAAAGCACTTGGAATGTAATCGGGTTAGAAATGGAGGGAGCCCATTACCAGAAAGCCATTCAAGCAGCATCAAAGCTACGTAAAAGCATTAAAGAAGATGTAAAAGTACGTTATGCGTATTATGCAAGTGATAACCCTTTAGAAACGGGTAGCACACTTGCATCTGGAGGCTTAGGAACATCAGGGGTAAAACCTACGTACCTAATTACCGAAAAGATTTTAGAACAGCTTTTTAAAAAATAG
- a CDS encoding UDP-glucuronic acid decarboxylase family protein: MRKRVLITGAAGFLGSHLCDRFIAEGFHVIGMDNLITGSLANIEHLFHLEQFEFYNHDVTTFVHVSGELDYILHFASPASPIDYLKIPIQTLKVGSLGTHNLLGLAKVKNARFLIASTSEIYGDPLVHPQDEDYYGNVNTIGPRGVYDEAKRFQESITMAYHRFHGMETRIVRIFNTYGPRMRLNDGRVIPAFMGQALRGEDLTIFGNGLQTRSFCYVDDQVEGIYRLLLSDYALPVNIGNPDEITIKDFAEEIIKLTGTAQKVVYNELPADDPLQRQPDISKANAILGWEPKIDRSEGMKKTFDYFRNLSKEQLYKSEHKDFSKHIRK, translated from the coding sequence ATGCGCAAAAGAGTTTTGATTACAGGAGCAGCTGGCTTTTTAGGTTCACACCTATGTGATCGCTTTATTGCCGAAGGTTTTCATGTGATAGGGATGGATAATCTTATCACAGGTAGCTTAGCTAATATTGAGCACTTATTCCACTTGGAACAGTTTGAGTTTTACAACCACGATGTCACCACTTTTGTACATGTTTCTGGTGAACTAGACTATATATTGCATTTTGCCTCACCGGCTAGCCCTATTGACTATTTAAAAATTCCTATTCAAACCTTAAAAGTAGGTTCACTAGGTACTCACAATCTTTTGGGACTTGCTAAAGTGAAAAACGCACGATTTCTGATAGCCTCAACATCTGAGATTTATGGAGATCCTTTAGTGCACCCTCAAGACGAAGATTACTATGGAAATGTGAATACGATAGGTCCTCGTGGCGTATACGACGAGGCAAAACGCTTTCAAGAATCTATAACAATGGCGTATCATCGTTTTCACGGTATGGAAACACGCATTGTACGCATATTTAATACCTATGGTCCAAGAATGCGATTAAATGATGGTCGTGTAATACCCGCTTTTATGGGGCAGGCACTTAGGGGAGAAGACCTCACTATATTTGGCAATGGATTACAAACAAGATCGTTTTGTTATGTAGATGATCAAGTTGAAGGAATTTATAGGTTATTATTGAGTGACTACGCATTACCTGTAAACATTGGAAATCCAGATGAGATCACCATAAAAGATTTTGCAGAAGAAATTATCAAACTTACTGGCACCGCCCAAAAGGTAGTCTATAATGAACTACCAGCCGATGATCCGTTGCAACGACAACCGGATATATCTAAGGCCAATGCGATTTTAGGCTGGGAACCAAAAATTGATCGCTCAGAAGGTATGAAAAAGACCTTTGATTATTTTAGAAATTTGTCGAAAGAACAACTCTATAAGAGTGAGCATAAGGACTTTTCAAAGCATATACGAAAGTAG
- a CDS encoding glycosyltransferase family 4 protein, whose translation MSRKLIILQTVLPDYRRPFFEALRNRLTENFELYGGETYFETSIKTSSSIQHTKITNLFLCNRRFLWQKRVLRLATSSGTLVVELNPRILTNWLLLILRRFKGRRTIVWGHAWPRKGKDSPTDVLRNWMRLLATEIIVYTNTQRDELSVKMPNKIIFAAPNSVISKDQMEASSSNSVPKNLIYVGRLTKSKKPLFLVRSFANMIHELPMETNLIIVGEGTVKDEIAELIKKKKLSNRIILAGHINDEQKLKDLYHTSIFSVSPGYVGLSIIQSFSFGVPMLISRDEPHSPEIEAAVQGENAIFYKSDSEESFRESVREILNNKESWLKRRHAISHFCASTYSVEKMAAVFCNLINQKKCNS comes from the coding sequence ATGTCTAGAAAGCTTATTATACTTCAAACAGTTTTACCAGATTATAGAAGGCCATTTTTTGAAGCCCTTAGAAATAGGTTGACTGAGAATTTTGAATTATATGGTGGGGAAACCTATTTTGAAACCTCTATTAAAACAAGTTCCAGTATACAACATACTAAAATTACAAACCTATTCTTATGCAATAGAAGGTTTTTATGGCAAAAAAGAGTATTAAGGTTAGCAACATCTAGTGGAACTTTAGTAGTAGAACTCAACCCGAGAATACTTACTAACTGGTTATTATTAATATTAAGACGTTTTAAAGGACGGAGAACAATTGTCTGGGGGCATGCATGGCCTCGAAAGGGCAAAGATAGCCCAACAGATGTGTTGAGAAACTGGATGCGGTTACTAGCAACCGAAATTATCGTTTACACAAATACACAGCGTGATGAGTTAAGCGTAAAAATGCCAAATAAAATTATTTTCGCTGCTCCCAATTCGGTTATATCAAAAGACCAAATGGAAGCATCCTCATCTAATAGTGTGCCCAAAAATTTAATTTATGTAGGTAGGCTTACAAAATCAAAGAAACCATTGTTTTTAGTGCGTTCATTTGCCAATATGATACACGAACTACCTATGGAGACCAATTTAATAATAGTAGGAGAGGGGACGGTTAAAGATGAAATTGCGGAGTTAATAAAAAAGAAAAAATTATCAAATAGGATCATTTTAGCTGGTCATATTAATGATGAACAAAAACTAAAGGATCTTTATCACACTAGTATTTTTAGTGTTTCTCCAGGATATGTTGGTTTATCTATCATACAAAGTTTCAGTTTTGGGGTTCCTATGCTTATTTCGAGAGATGAGCCTCATTCGCCTGAAATTGAAGCAGCGGTCCAAGGAGAAAATGCAATTTTTTACAAATCTGATTCTGAGGAAAGCTTTCGCGAAAGCGTAAGAGAAATATTAAACAATAAAGAATCTTGGTTAAAAAGGCGCCACGCGATATCACATTTTTGTGCTTCAACCTACAGTGTTGAAAAAATGGCAGCTGTTTTTTGTAATTTGATCAATCAAAAAAAGTGTAATTCTTAA
- a CDS encoding glycosyltransferase → MSLQAKHITLISLNFYPEDTAIGLYSTQLAQYLEKQGAEVSVITGFPYYPNWKIREDYKNKGSFYHEKIGNISIYRYKQFTPENPTFLKRIVQIVDFTIGTRINFKHIKNCDIVISVIPFTSSAWLGNTLSRKRNAKHWIHIQDFEFDAAFQSGVAKGSYLKKRLYRSLMKLERYILNQADGASTISYAMLSKLKQKTITAPHYVPNWVVNEHIDAQDLLANNLFTKSKFSILYAGNVGDKQDWDLFEKLVHALDPKKYEVVVVGAGGKFENLKKALSTTNTRFVDPVPFNALSSLLSSTDVHILFQKNTVIDTVMPSKLLGMMASGKPSIVTGHPEAETREIIERSQGGFYNSVQSVTAIVEYLERLRMEPTMHTEIGQNAQLYITQNFNKKEILANFYNRLLTL, encoded by the coding sequence ATGAGTTTACAGGCAAAGCACATCACCCTTATTTCCCTTAACTTCTATCCAGAAGATACAGCTATAGGTTTATACAGTACCCAACTTGCCCAGTATCTTGAAAAGCAAGGTGCTGAGGTGTCAGTAATTACCGGATTTCCATATTATCCTAATTGGAAAATAAGAGAGGATTACAAAAATAAAGGAAGCTTTTACCACGAGAAAATAGGGAACATATCTATTTATAGATACAAGCAATTTACACCAGAAAACCCCACATTTTTAAAACGAATAGTTCAAATAGTTGACTTCACAATTGGCACTAGGATTAATTTTAAGCACATCAAAAACTGCGACATCGTTATATCTGTAATTCCATTTACGAGTAGTGCATGGTTAGGAAATACGCTTTCGCGAAAGCGTAACGCAAAGCATTGGATACACATTCAAGATTTTGAATTTGATGCAGCGTTTCAGTCTGGAGTTGCAAAAGGCTCGTACTTAAAAAAACGCCTATATAGAAGCCTTATGAAGCTAGAAAGGTACATCCTAAATCAAGCTGACGGAGCTAGTACAATTAGTTATGCCATGCTGTCTAAATTAAAACAGAAAACAATTACAGCACCTCATTATGTGCCTAATTGGGTAGTTAATGAGCATATAGACGCTCAAGACTTACTTGCAAATAATCTATTTACAAAGTCAAAGTTCAGTATTTTGTATGCAGGTAATGTGGGAGATAAACAAGATTGGGATTTGTTTGAAAAATTAGTGCATGCTTTAGACCCCAAGAAGTACGAAGTTGTTGTTGTAGGAGCAGGAGGAAAATTTGAAAATTTAAAGAAAGCACTCTCTACCACAAACACCCGCTTTGTAGATCCTGTTCCATTTAACGCACTGTCTTCTCTTCTTTCAAGCACAGATGTACATATTCTTTTCCAAAAGAATACGGTTATAGATACAGTCATGCCATCAAAATTATTGGGTATGATGGCCAGTGGTAAGCCATCTATAGTGACGGGTCATCCAGAGGCAGAAACCCGTGAAATAATAGAAAGATCGCAAGGAGGTTTTTATAATAGCGTACAATCTGTAACAGCTATAGTAGAATATCTTGAGAGGTTGCGTATGGAACCTACAATGCACACAGAGATTGGACAAAATGCGCAACTTTACATCACCCAAAACTTTAATAAAAAAGAAATCTTAGCAAATTTTTATAATAGATTGTTGACTTTATAG
- a CDS encoding GDP-L-fucose synthase family protein produces the protein MSKSAKIYVAGHKGLVGSAIMKELQKRGYSNIITRSHKELDLTDTSTTARFFQEEKPDYVFLAAAKVGGILANNTYRADFLYENLMIQNNVIHHSYKSSVKKLLFLGSTCIYPKMAPQPLSENSLLTGTLEYTNEPYAIAKIAGIKLCESYNLQYGTDFLSVMPTNLYGYNDNFNLETSHVLPALIRKIHLAKLLQDGHTDKVCRNLQVTAFAKAQPILNTYGVTAESVAIWGSGSPRREFLWSQDMADACVHILEQTTFDDVKGADTEIRNTHINIGTGEDISIKELGILIKEIVGFKGKLVFDTSKPDGTPKKLTDVKKLHQQGWKHSVALKEGIRMLYNWYLEQQ, from the coding sequence ATTTCAAAATCAGCTAAAATTTACGTTGCGGGTCACAAAGGCCTTGTAGGTAGCGCTATTATGAAGGAACTTCAAAAGAGAGGTTATTCTAATATTATTACGAGATCACATAAAGAGCTAGATCTTACTGACACTAGTACAACTGCTCGTTTTTTTCAAGAAGAAAAACCTGACTACGTTTTTCTAGCGGCCGCAAAAGTGGGAGGAATCCTTGCAAACAACACCTATAGGGCAGATTTTCTATATGAAAATTTGATGATCCAAAATAATGTGATTCATCACAGCTACAAGAGCAGCGTTAAGAAATTACTTTTTCTAGGTAGCACCTGTATTTATCCAAAAATGGCACCTCAACCGTTGTCTGAAAATAGTTTACTTACCGGTACATTAGAATACACAAATGAACCCTATGCCATTGCAAAAATTGCGGGAATAAAGCTCTGTGAAAGCTATAATTTGCAATATGGAACAGATTTTTTATCAGTCATGCCCACAAACCTGTACGGATATAACGATAATTTTAATTTAGAAACATCCCACGTACTACCTGCACTGATAAGGAAAATCCATCTGGCAAAACTATTGCAAGACGGTCATACGGATAAAGTATGCCGAAATTTGCAGGTAACCGCTTTCGCGAAAGCGCAACCCATTTTAAATACATACGGAGTAACTGCCGAAAGTGTTGCAATCTGGGGGAGCGGTTCTCCACGGCGGGAATTTTTATGGAGTCAAGATATGGCCGATGCTTGCGTTCATATTTTAGAACAAACTACCTTTGATGATGTCAAAGGAGCTGATACTGAAATACGCAATACACATATCAATATAGGCACAGGAGAAGATATTTCTATTAAAGAATTAGGAATACTCATCAAAGAGATTGTTGGTTTTAAGGGGAAGCTCGTTTTTGATACTTCAAAACCAGATGGTACTCCAAAAAAGCTCACAGATGTAAAGAAATTACACCAGCAAGGGTGGAAACACAGTGTTGCACTTAAGGAAGGTATTAGGATGTTATATAACTGGTACTTAGAACAGCAGTAA
- the gmd gene encoding GDP-mannose 4,6-dehydratase, translating into MSKVALITGVTGQDGAYLSEFLLKKGYEVHGIKRRTSLFNTDRIDHLYEDPHIDNQQFFLHYGDLTDSTNLFRIIQQVQPDEIYNLGAMSHVQVSFEMPEYTANVDGLGALRLLEAIRALGLEKKTRIYQASTSELYGKVQEVPQTETTPFYPRSPYAVAKLYAYWSTVNHREAYGMFACNGILFNHESPVRGETFVTRKITRATSKIALGLQEKMFLGNLDAKRDWGHAKDYVRMMWMILQADEPEDWVIATGKTTSVRDFIIMAFHYIGVTLEFSGEGIDEKAIVKSATNSQYPVPIGQVVVEVDAKYFRPTEVALLVGDASKAFKKLGWKPEYDLQSLVDEMMESDIRLMQKDSYLKQGGYKTLNYFE; encoded by the coding sequence ATGAGTAAAGTAGCACTTATAACTGGAGTCACTGGACAGGATGGGGCTTATTTGAGTGAGTTCTTACTTAAAAAAGGGTATGAAGTGCATGGTATTAAACGTAGAACATCTCTTTTTAATACAGATCGAATTGACCACTTGTATGAGGATCCACACATTGATAATCAGCAGTTTTTCTTGCATTATGGAGACCTTACAGATAGTACAAATCTTTTTAGAATCATACAACAAGTACAGCCAGATGAGATTTACAATCTAGGCGCTATGAGTCATGTACAGGTTTCTTTTGAAATGCCAGAATATACTGCAAATGTTGATGGTTTAGGTGCTTTGAGACTTTTAGAGGCTATCAGGGCTTTAGGCCTCGAGAAAAAAACACGTATTTACCAAGCTTCAACTTCAGAATTGTACGGTAAGGTACAAGAAGTACCTCAAACTGAGACTACACCTTTTTATCCCAGAAGTCCGTATGCTGTGGCAAAATTATATGCCTACTGGTCTACTGTAAACCACAGAGAGGCATATGGAATGTTTGCGTGTAATGGAATTTTGTTCAACCATGAATCTCCAGTGCGAGGAGAAACATTTGTCACTCGAAAAATTACCCGTGCAACCTCTAAAATCGCACTCGGACTCCAAGAAAAAATGTTTTTGGGTAACCTTGATGCAAAGCGAGATTGGGGTCATGCAAAAGATTATGTACGTATGATGTGGATGATCTTACAAGCAGACGAGCCAGAAGATTGGGTAATTGCCACAGGAAAAACAACCTCTGTTCGTGATTTTATAATTATGGCGTTTCATTATATTGGAGTCACATTAGAATTTAGTGGCGAAGGTATTGATGAAAAAGCCATTGTAAAAAGTGCCACAAATTCCCAATATCCGGTACCAATAGGCCAAGTGGTAGTTGAAGTAGATGCTAAGTATTTTAGACCCACAGAGGTAGCCCTTTTAGTAGGCGATGCCTCAAAAGCCTTTAAGAAACTAGGATGGAAGCCTGAGTATGATTTACAAAGCTTAGTAGATGAAATGATGGAAAGCGACATCAGACTCATGCAAAAAGATAGCTACCTCAAACAAGGTGGTTACAAAACTTTAAATTATTTTGAATAA
- a CDS encoding O-antigen ligase family protein — METEKEKHSVTFLRYALALVFASVVLPTNLKSIAIGVFAVAVIFNVSQRRLTFNKQTGYAGIFYVLIALTFFYSNNQEYALRKLSTLLPLLIFPVLFSLLNTGEVRQLKKWRRPLLLTYIITVFLFNLIPFVWLWITHYSFEELIIHYTTVVRVDFGKYSIHPIYLSMHNGLTILFSFFLIVRKLPKGLIYSLLAVDAVLLLFLLLFAKKGPLLALLLMLGLTLIFHRKNKLFKPYLLITIVLIGLTIVIPKTRNKFIELFSIENVDTGAINSTNIRYSIYTTTINLIQKAPVFGYGIGDYREVLTSQFQKDGNEMLYEANYNAHNQYLSFLLIGGVVLLITFLIYLFITGVLAIRYDNQLLILTLIFYSIVMFTENILERESGVLYFALFLSYFGLFNAKEV; from the coding sequence ATGGAAACAGAAAAAGAAAAACATAGTGTAACATTTTTAAGGTATGCCTTAGCCTTAGTTTTTGCTTCGGTTGTATTACCTACAAATTTAAAATCTATTGCCATTGGGGTTTTTGCTGTAGCAGTAATTTTCAATGTTTCACAGAGGCGCCTTACTTTTAATAAGCAAACTGGATATGCAGGTATATTTTATGTACTAATTGCACTCACCTTTTTCTATAGCAATAACCAAGAGTACGCTTTAAGAAAATTAAGCACGCTACTCCCTCTACTTATATTCCCAGTGTTATTTTCCTTATTAAACACAGGAGAAGTAAGACAGTTAAAAAAATGGCGAAGACCGCTACTACTAACCTATATTATAACCGTATTTCTTTTCAACTTGATTCCCTTCGTATGGTTATGGATCACCCATTATTCATTCGAAGAATTAATCATACACTATACAACCGTTGTAAGAGTAGACTTTGGAAAATATTCCATACACCCCATTTATTTGTCGATGCACAATGGACTGACCATTCTTTTTTCATTTTTCTTGATAGTTAGAAAACTTCCTAAAGGACTTATATATAGTTTACTTGCAGTAGATGCGGTTTTATTGCTATTTCTTTTGCTGTTTGCCAAGAAAGGACCGCTACTAGCGTTACTACTTATGTTAGGGTTAACACTTATTTTTCATCGTAAAAACAAGCTATTTAAACCTTATTTATTAATAACAATAGTACTCATAGGTTTAACGATAGTAATACCTAAAACGAGAAATAAATTTATAGAGCTATTCTCTATTGAGAATGTGGATACTGGGGCTATAAATTCTACAAATATTAGATATAGTATTTATACAACCACTATAAACCTTATACAAAAGGCACCAGTCTTTGGGTATGGTATAGGTGATTATAGGGAGGTGTTGACTAGCCAATTTCAAAAAGATGGAAATGAGATGTTGTATGAAGCAAACTACAATGCACATAATCAGTATTTGAGTTTTCTACTCATAGGAGGTGTTGTGTTGCTTATTACTTTTTTGATATACCTTTTTATCACAGGAGTATTAGCCATTCGGTATGATAATCAATTACTTATTTTAACCCTCATCTTTTATTCAATTGTGATGTTCACAGAGAACATATTAGAACGTGAGTCTGGGGTGTTATACTTTGCCTTATTTTTAAGCTATTTTGGACTGTTTAATGCAAAAGAAGTCTAG
- a CDS encoding glycosyltransferase family 4 protein has protein sequence MHIAQIHNEYKDLGGEDVVVAREKELLENAGHSVSQYIVSNKNVDTLSRKLKTAISLPYSYDQKDKMLAFLKVKKPEVVHVHNFLPILSPSVFYACKEVGVPVVLTIHNYRLICSNGLLYRDGNVCEKCISKKWGFPAIKHGCYQDSSITSIFPVLANGIHSSLDTWSKYIDKVIFLTEFSQNIFKRSHIQFTNEQMIVKPNFVKDRGYSYEKEDYFLYVGRLSEEKGIIEIVNAFIDSGKPLRIAGEGPLSDMINTKIEKYPHIKLLGFQNQDELSELYLKAKALVTGSKMYETFGLIIIEAFSFGTPVIAPNFGNVGSLVTTNIDGVLYDHLDASSLQESFEKFDFLDQEKLRKNARATFEKNFTSGQNLNQLEAIYKSVL, from the coding sequence GTGCACATTGCTCAAATACATAACGAGTATAAAGATTTAGGAGGCGAAGACGTGGTGGTTGCCCGTGAAAAAGAATTACTAGAAAATGCAGGACATAGCGTATCTCAATATATAGTGAGCAATAAAAATGTAGATACGCTTTCGCGAAAGCTAAAAACAGCTATTTCCCTACCATATTCGTATGATCAAAAGGATAAAATGCTGGCTTTTTTAAAAGTGAAGAAGCCCGAAGTTGTACACGTTCATAATTTTTTACCTATACTATCTCCTTCTGTATTTTACGCCTGTAAAGAGGTTGGTGTACCAGTAGTATTGACAATACATAATTATAGATTGATTTGTAGTAATGGACTATTGTATAGAGATGGGAACGTGTGTGAAAAATGTATCTCAAAAAAATGGGGATTCCCAGCCATTAAACATGGCTGCTATCAAGACTCTAGCATAACGTCAATCTTTCCAGTGCTTGCAAATGGAATTCATAGTTCTCTAGATACTTGGTCAAAATATATCGATAAAGTCATTTTTCTGACCGAGTTTTCTCAAAATATTTTCAAACGGTCTCACATACAGTTTACGAACGAACAAATGATCGTAAAACCAAACTTCGTTAAAGATCGCGGCTACAGCTATGAGAAAGAGGATTACTTTTTATATGTAGGTCGTCTTTCTGAAGAGAAAGGGATTATTGAAATAGTAAATGCCTTTATTGATTCTGGAAAACCATTAAGAATAGCGGGAGAGGGACCACTATCAGATATGATAAATACCAAAATAGAAAAATATCCACATATTAAACTTCTAGGCTTTCAAAATCAAGATGAACTCTCCGAACTTTATTTAAAAGCAAAAGCACTTGTGACAGGATCAAAAATGTATGAGACCTTTGGCCTTATCATTATAGAAGCTTTCTCTTTTGGAACTCCTGTAATCGCTCCAAATTTTGGAAACGTGGGGAGTTTAGTTACTACAAATATTGATGGAGTGTTGTATGATCATCTGGACGCATCAAGTTTGCAAGAATCCTTTGAGAAATTTGACTTTTTGGATCAGGAAAAACTACGAAAAAATGCTAGAGCTACATTTGAAAAGAACTTTACGTCTGGGCAAAACCTAAACCAATTAGAGGCTATTTATAAAAGTGTTTTATAG
- a CDS encoding oligosaccharide flippase family protein yields the protein MEFFRSILQNNTGRTVTNNYVSLLLIQAANILLPLAILPYLVRTLGTEKYGVVLIAQSLCTIVYVFVEFGFSLSATRRISLARNNPRLMAGIFSAVYAVQAILICVVAILYLTIILLFEQFTREWEVFLISFGVVIGQTLFPIWFFQGIEKMRFIAIINVAAKALFTILIFIFIQQRSDYTLVPLFNSVGYLFAGVVSMVLSLRFTSFKMPSKSLMRELVVESKSLFVSNIAARLFNSANVFIVGVIAGESVAGVFGSFEKIFIASKSFFSPLFQALFPWLSKQPYKKQRVTIFRLMPILSICAILFAIVVFIFGEEVLVLLFNDPDITQQLVAFQILSLATLFAALNMSLLSLYFPAIKAYKTRMVVLLIGGAFNIFTAYILVTHYQIYGMVISVVLTELLLLTCSFIYFLRMKKDIVYV from the coding sequence ATGGAATTTTTTCGCTCCATTTTACAAAACAATACCGGCCGTACAGTTACAAATAACTATGTCTCACTATTACTCATACAGGCAGCAAATATTTTATTGCCACTGGCTATTTTACCTTACCTCGTGCGTACTTTAGGTACTGAAAAATACGGTGTGGTGTTGATAGCGCAATCCCTTTGTACGATTGTATACGTTTTTGTAGAATTTGGATTCTCATTGAGTGCTACCCGAAGAATTTCATTAGCGAGGAACAATCCTCGTTTGATGGCGGGTATTTTTTCGGCAGTTTATGCTGTTCAAGCAATATTAATCTGCGTGGTTGCTATATTATATCTCACTATAATTTTACTATTTGAGCAATTCACTAGAGAATGGGAAGTATTCCTGATAAGTTTTGGTGTTGTTATTGGTCAGACACTTTTTCCCATATGGTTTTTTCAAGGGATTGAAAAAATGCGCTTTATAGCGATCATAAATGTGGCAGCAAAAGCTTTGTTTACTATTCTTATATTTATTTTTATCCAACAGCGATCAGATTACACCTTAGTGCCGCTTTTTAATAGTGTAGGCTATCTTTTTGCGGGAGTAGTGAGTATGGTGTTGAGTTTGCGCTTTACAAGCTTTAAAATGCCTTCTAAGTCTCTCATGAGAGAATTAGTAGTCGAAAGTAAAAGTTTATTTGTTTCAAATATAGCGGCAAGATTGTTCAACTCTGCAAATGTTTTTATTGTGGGAGTGATAGCAGGCGAGTCTGTAGCGGGTGTATTTGGAAGTTTTGAAAAGATTTTTATCGCGTCAAAAAGTTTTTTTTCACCACTGTTTCAGGCGTTATTTCCATGGCTTTCAAAACAGCCATATAAGAAACAAAGAGTTACAATTTTTCGTTTAATGCCCATACTATCCATATGTGCAATCCTTTTTGCCATTGTAGTTTTTATTTTTGGAGAAGAGGTGCTCGTTTTGCTTTTTAATGATCCCGATATTACGCAACAGCTAGTTGCCTTTCAAATACTCTCGCTAGCCACTTTATTTGCTGCTTTAAACATGAGTTTACTTTCTTTATATTTTCCAGCAATAAAAGCCTATAAAACGCGTATGGTTGTACTGCTCATAGGTGGTGCTTTCAATATTTTTACGGCGTATATTTTAGTTACACATTACCAAATTTATGGTATGGTAATCTCTGTTGTTCTTACAGAACTCCTCTTATTGACATGTAGTTTCATTTATTTTCTAAGGATGAAAAAGGATATTGTTTATGTCTAG